The genomic stretch cccccctctccacccccgccAGCCCCGCGTGCAGCCCTGACCCGCGCAGCAGACTGGAGAGTCTGGACCCTGTGTTCCTCATCTACTACCTGGGCTCCCTGGCGCTGGTCATGGTCGTCAACGTCACCGGCAACGCTCTGGTGCTGCGGACTCTGTACCGCCACCGCTGTCTGTGGCTGCCTTCCAATGTCTTCATCTGCAGTCTCGGGATATCCGACCTGCTCTTCGGGCCCATTTACTTTCTGTACAACGTGGCTGGGGTCAACTCGCAGGGGGTCAAGGACGTGTTCGGTCAGTCTTTGGAATAGAAAAGGACTGAACAAATGATTGGTATTTAGTTAACTGTAGGCTACGTCAGTCTTTGGACAGAAAAGGACTGAACAAATGATTGGTATTTAGTTAACTGTAGGCTACGTCAGTCTTTGGACAGAAAAGGACTGAACAAATGATTGGTATTTAGTTAACTGTAGGCTACGTCAGTCTTTGGACAGAAAAGGACTGAACAAATGATTGGTATTTAGTTAACTGTAGGCTACGTCAGTCTCTGGACAGAAAAGAACTGAACAAATGATTGGTATTTAGTTAACTGTAGGCTACGTCAGTCTCTGGACAGAAAAGGACTGAACAAATGATTGGTATTTAGTTAACTGTAGGCTACTGACAGCCTGACCGCGCTTATAAATTTGTTTATcacttgagagacagacagacagagatgtgggtacgaaggtggggggggggggggggggggggggatcactaCAATGCAGTTTTCGTTCATCAGTTTACTGAGGCCTAATTTTTCTATAACAGACTGCAAAATCTTCACACGAGACAAGAATGGCGTGAGAAAGTGACGTCAGAGAATGTATGCCTTCACACATGTTTCGTCACATGTATATGCAGTGGCGTTGTTGGAGTCTTCGTGCCTCCAAACACCCGCTGACCTAGCTTGGTGCCGAGCACCACCACGTACTACGGTTGACGTGGGGCCGATCTGTGTGGCACTTTGATGGAGTGAAGTCAACTTGCCCCGTGTGAAGATGATGTGGCCATTtcgcagcaacacacacacacacacacacatatatatatatagtaatcataagctggaaatagaaacagcgAGAcgcaaaggcataccacgagagttacgcctttgtaaggtttgtaacatgtctgtgattggtgatgagtttcattttataatggaatgtcccaattatgatcagttacgaaacagatatgttcctaaaaaatatttgtctccaaaatcggtttttaatttttgtaatatgctgaaaggaggcaaaaaagtcattttagctgtaagtaagatgattagatttgcaaatgttgcctagttatacttttggagttaaaagacatttgtgttttctcaacttttatgtgacattgttgtgtatttggaaatgtttgttctgggcacgaaaagattattttgcagtaatcctccatactcaacagaagtgaaaggataattaaaacttgaaacttgtgtgtgtgtgtgtgtgtgtgtgtgtgtgtgtgtgttaggtcgaATGCATCGAATTAATGTTCTTGTATCACATGTAGAGATGACACTGGGAGTGTAGCCTACGCCCGATTGCACAGCTTTGGTTTTAGCCCAGAGTAGGCTACTGatgaatttttttcccctttctaaaaatcaaaacttttctttctttttttctttttcttttaagctgtgactgtgagtgtgatgATTTCCCCCGTTTCAAAACCataacctttatatatatatatatatagagagagagagagagagagagagagatggcctagaggtaacgcgtccgcctaggaaacgagagaatctgagtgcgctggttcgaatcacggctcagccgccgatattttctccctctccactagaccttgagtggtggtctggacgctagtcattcggatgagacgataaaccgaggtcccgtgtgcagcatgcacttagcgcacgtaaaagaacccacggcaacaaaagtgtttgttcctggcaaaattctgtagaaaaatccacttcgataggaaaaaaacaaataaaactgcatgcaggaaaaaaaaacaaaaaaaaaaaaaccacaaaaaatgggtggcgcttaagtatagcgacgcgctctcccttggggagagcagcccaatttttgacacagagaaatctgttgtgataaaaaaagaaatacaaaatacaaaaatatatatacacctgATTAgcagtagaggaggtgcagggtaatgtgtgtggtgtgtgtgtgtgtgttggagctcatgtacgtttatatgtatttgactgtgctttcatatctgtgaaactgcatgttcggtgcatatgttatgcatgtgtgggtgtatatgtgaatgtgtgtcttcatgttttacatctatttgcttatttatcatcattgttatcttatttatttatttattattgttattaattttattattattattattattactactacatttttttttttttttttcctcaaggcctgactaagcgcgttgggttacgctgctggtcaggcatctgcttggcagatgtggtgtagcgtatatagatttgtccgaacgcagtgacgcctccttgagctactgaaactgaaattgaaactagcAGTAGAAAACCGCGGCAGCTTATGTTCTGTTCACAGGGGACTGGTCAGCATGTCGGGTGCTGTTGCTGGAGGTGCTGGCTCTGGAGATCTGCTCGGCCTACACCCTGGTGGCCATCACCGTCACCCGATACATTGGCAGCAAGCACGCCCTCCGCTACAATCACTACGTCACTTTCCGCTACTGCATCGCCACCGTGGTGATGATCTGGGTGACGTCACACGTGGCTTGCATCATCGTCTACGCCGTGCAGATCCCTtgtaagtgctctctctctctctctctctctctctctctctctctctctatatatatatatatatatatatatatatccaaacaaaatttggttgtgtgttttgtatataattttcccttcagttaggggctttggcctaaatctgaataaacatctctctctctctctctctctctctctctctctctctctctctctctctctctttctctcgctctctccatctgtgtgtgtgtgtgtgtgtgtgtgtgtgtgaaagagaatgagaaagttTGGAAGCAATCATAACTTTTATTCCAAGAAGCAGTTAAGCAGTTTAACACCTCAGTACCAGCCGCCGTAACCAAGCGGTTGGCATCACAGACAGACGCTGTGATAGGTGGTGAgagacgggcgcattagccgagtggttaaagcgttggactttcaatctgagggtcccggggtcgaatcacggtgacggcgcctggtgggtaaagggtggagatttttacgatctcccaggtcaacatatgtgcagacctgctagtgcctgaacccccttcgtgtgtatatgcaagcagaagatcaaatacgcacgttaaagatcctgtaatccatgtcagcgttcggtgggttatggaaacaagaacatacccagcatgcacacacccgaaaacggagtatggctgcctacatggcggggtaaaaacggtcatacacgtaaaagcccactcgtgtgcatacgagtgaacgcagaagaagaagaagaagataggtgGTGAGGACAGATGCCAATCAGAGGCATGTCATGTGTGACCTGGCTTTGCCCAGCTCCTGCCGGCAGTTGAGTGATCCACAGGGTCAAATGGGAAGACAGTGACCACACAATCAGACGTCATCCACTTCACTTACGTTTAGTTGAAAATGTTCAGATTTCCAAAACAACGCCAAATGTGTTTTTACACGGCCTCTCCTCGGGTCTGGCTGACGTACGGatatattattatcatgaaaggaagcgtaCAGTATGATTATGATATGATATTTTAGGGGCTTCCGAAACTGCAGTAGTTTACTGTGCATTGTTCTGCAATGTACCTGTGTTGCATCGTGTGGCTGCCACACTGCTCTGTCCTAATTGTGCTTCACTACCAGGACATCAGAATATTATCATCAGGTAGGAGGTATatcattatgtggagtgatggcctagaggtaacgcgtccgcctaggaagcgagagaatctgagcgcgctggttcgaatcacggctcagccgccgacattttctccccctctactagaccttgagtggtggtctgaacgctagtcatttggatgagacgacaaaccgaggtcccttgtgcagcatgcacttagtgcacgtaaaataacccacggcaacaaaaggttgttcccggcaaaattctgtagaaaaatccacttcgataggaaaaacaaattaaaaaaaaaacacctgcacgcaggaaaaaatacaaaaaaatgggtggcgctgtagtgtagcgacgcgctctccctggggagagcatcccgaatttcacacagagaaatctgttgtgataaaaagaaatacaaatacaaataaaggaaCATTGATGCTAATGTCAAGCTGAcatccaaaagaagaagaaaaaaaaaaacagcaaccgaaTCTTAGAGTTTTTAACCCCGATGAATGTAAAAGTATTGCACAACGAAAATTCTGAGTCCAGTGTGAGTGGCAATTTTGAGGACATGTTTCCTACCTTTGACACTGTTTTCAAAACGTTAGTGGTGGTGACTGTTGGTTGTAagttgtggcggtggtggagatggtggcctttctcttcttgttttctttcttgcgggggctggaggggttgggtggaggtACGTATACAGGGGGTAGatggttgtttgtttgcgtgtctgttgtttctatgtgttttttgttttaaaatggcCTAAAATCGTCCTACTGATTGTAAACAGATCTATGAACTGCAACAAGCATTCCCAACACACTATTTTCTTAATTGTTTATctcttgtgactttttttttcttctaacattTCAGATTTTGAACGATGATAGAGATCTCTTTTTATTGTACCTAACAACCGTGATATGGCAGGCGacgtaaaatttaaaaaaaaaaaaaaaaaaaaaaattaaggtcgCGTGACGGACAGGCTTAATGAGATAAACACAAACATCAATGCACCGATGAGTCATTCTAATATCACGAaaggttcaaaggttcaaaatcatttgtaatccgagaaaccctatttgggtacatgaaaacacaagggaaaaacaggcccacatcctcgagatGTGCAATCGcacgaggaagaagagagagagagggagaaaaaaaaaaaagggtcgggggggggggggggggggcacacacaatggaaccctaggaaaagaaaacctgcagggcccacatgcacaaacgcgaataaacaatcagcaattcaatataaggagaaaagaaaagaagaagaagaagaaacacacacacacacacacacacacacacacacacacacacacacacacacacacacagaggaaatacaTTACATGAAGCGTTTAGTACTGTTATCCTGACAGCGGTGATGTTGTGTCGCAGACGCCGTGTCGACAGGGGCGTACTGCAGGGTGTGTCGCTACGAGGCCATCTATACGGCACGGGAACTGGGTCTGCTGACGGTGTTCCAGTTCGCCCTGCCCTTCACGCTCATGCTGGTCTTCTATCTCCACATGATCTGCCACGCCAGGAAGCTGGTAAGGAGGTgcacaatggccgagtggttaaagcgttggaccttcaatctgagggtcttgagttcgaatctcggtgacgaacggcacctggagggtaaagggtggagattttttccaatttcacaggtcagcatatgtgcagacatgctagtgtctGAATcctattcatgtgtgtatgtacgcagaagatcaaatacgcacgttaaagatcatgtaatccatgtcagcgttcggtgggttgtggaaacaagaacatacccagcatgcacacccccgaaaacagagtatggttgcttacatggcagcgtaaatgaaaaaaaaaaacaacaaaaaaaaaaacggggggctAAAGACggaatttatcatttttgacatCGTGTACTTTCTGAAAGCTTAAAAATCACGCgtcaacacacaaaaatcagaatTGATCTatctctattttcttcttctttggggtGCCCCAAAAGAATaaactgagtttcagttttagtagctcaaggaggcgtcactgcgttcggacaaatccatatacgcaacaccacatctgccaagtagatgcctgaccaacagcgtaacccaacgcgcttagtcaggccttgagaaaaaaaaagtaaataaataatagataaatacataaaaagagaactactactaataataataatatgtattaggcgcaaaaacttgatgaagtcaactataagcgtacaaaaataatatttttttttaataaataaataaataaataagtgaatagtaatagtaataataaaataaataaagaaataaaataaaatagattttaaaaaaagacaacaatgatgataaatgagcaaataaatgttaaattGATCAATCGGctaataaaaaaattataaaaaaataaatcaaccaACCTAAGCATTTTGCCTGCATGTAACTTTAGAACAAGAATTATCTTGAACATGTATGTGGTatcaaaagattcagaattaagtaaaaTATAAATTtctttataatattttttttttttaattaaagaagaagaagaagaagcattggaAAATTCATATTTTGTCATGTACCCCAAACGAAGTCAATAATGGCGAGTGGCGAGTGACGAGCAGAGTCAACGCCGATGTGAGTGTTCAAAATTAATAAGAGACAAAAAGCCGCATTAAttttgtgtttgaacaaaaaatattccACGTCCGTAATGCTGATGAAACTTTTGAACTTCGGCTTTAGATCCCGGATCAAAACAACTGTGCAGCAGTCATGACGTTTATTGCCGCATCATCGGCTGACGTAATTTCGGAAAAGCCTGAGTCGGtgcgatcgcgcgcgcgcacatacacacacacacacacacacacactctctctctctctctctctcacacacacacacacacacttttagatTCAGTGGCGGCACATATGTGTCTTTCTATAAATTATTGTGAGTCACACATGCTGCAAAATGGAACACTATCAATTACAGTATATCGTTGAAAGCCTGGACTTTCAATAGAATTATCAGTCTAGCAAACTGTATTGGATGTCGCCCGTTCAATTTGTAACGATCGGCATGGAAGAgtacaaatttcacacaaagaaatcttttgtgacaaagtcttacagaacaaaaaaaagtacCACAGTGTAGGCAAACTATTCGACACTACacttcgctacactacactatggtGCACTGTAGCCTTATACACAACACTGCATTGCACTCTGTTATACAGCCTTGCACTGTTCTCCTCTAAATCTAacatacactgcactgtactgcactacattgcactacactgccCAACACTGCATTGCACAACGCCACACCTTCAGTACACCAACACTACACTGCCTACCGTacagaagcccgaatttcacgcacagCAGTCTTTCGCGACTAGGGTTTTCACTATAAGCTTACTTCTCTCCACTCCGGTTCCACTGACACCACTCCGATCTGTCCACAATGCCTCACCAAACGACACTGAAATATAATAATTATGGTGGAGCACACACTGCAGAGAACGGAGACAGCAACCGAGATGCACGTGTCATGGAGCACACAGGTAACAGACATCTGTGAAGGGCCCCTGACGGACTGATTTCAACATCGCcgttgcaagagagagagactgagaaagagagagggagggaaaacttttttttttccctttttctgatgataatCGATGAGCACTGGAGTGTTTTTCACATCCAATGTCCGCCATGAACAGCAGGGTCCAGACTGCATTTTCGTTGgcgttttttgttgcttttttttttttttttttttaattaagaaacaGGAGGGGTCGCTACCCCTCATCCAGTCCTGAATTTAACTGAATTAAGGTGAATCGAATTGTTATCTTTATTGTGGGAATTGCAtagcatgcttatatatatatatatatatatatatatatatatatatatatatatatatatatatatatatatatatatatacatacatacatcttaccGTCAGGgcaaagacaaaaagaacaaaaaaaataataatataataacaagaAAAGATGCAAGCAATAGAAAGAcggacagatatagatagacaggtgaatagaaagagaaatagatagatccCTGTTTCCAGAAGTCGTCTAAACCAATGGAGTGGTACGGTCGCtctgaagtagaaaaaaaaagtagggatTGCTGTGAGCATATTTATTCTACATATGTCTGCCGTGGAATGTTGTGAAGCTTTTACAGaatcaggagtgtgtgtgtgtgtgtgtgtgtgtgtgtgtgtgtgcgtgcgtgcgtgtgtgtgtgtgtgttgtgagtgcgcgtgtgtgagtgtgtgtaacggGGTGTTGTGTTGAGAACGGCcagtgggagggaggagatgcTGTTAATAATCCAACAGGAATCATTAACGGCGCACTATCAGGTTCCAGGGTGGTGCATGTATCCAAGTGAATGAAAAAGTCCTGGGACAGTTGAAAAGTGTAGAGGTCGTGTTTATCAAAAGCATGAACGAAAAGAAGACATGATCAGACAATAATAAAgcctaaaaaattttttttttttttaatgtctaccGTCtatctgacacacactcacacgcgcgcatgcataatAAATTaggggcaaacacacacatacgcacacactgatgtgcacacacacacacacacacacacacacacacacacacacacacaatatgaaaacaaatgaaactgcaggcagaaaaaagaaggaaacaaaaggtGGTGCTGTCAATGTAGCTACGCGACGCGCCCTCCTTTAggagaacaacccgaatttcacacagggaaatctgttgtgactaaaaggAGTAACAAGATAcaatcaatacaacaacaacaacaacaagaagaagaagaagaagaacaacaacaacacacacacacacacacacacacacacacacacacacacacacacacactgttttatcACCACACTGCCAGCCGAAAAACAGGTGTGATGAAGCAGCTTTGCATCGACTGGTCTCACCTGCTGTGttttcactgggttttttttgttttgatttttttttctcttcggtaGTTATAAATTGTTGGGTTTTGTTCACAGATCTGACAGGCGATCGTTGTTTTACAGGTCAGATTATTCTCTGAATTTTTTATTCGTTGATTGACCTTGAATGCTGTGCAGACCCGCACTTTTCTCTCATTCTAACATGACGTCATGGATCTAACAGACGATCGTTGTTTTACAGGTCACGTTATTCTCTGAATTTTGTATTCGTTGATTGACCTTGAATGCTGTGCAGACCGGCACTTTTTCTCTCATTCTAACATGATTTCAGCACATAATAAGTATCTTTTGTTGTTGAATCTTATGTATGTTTGCAGAACAAGCGTGTTACGTCAGAATCTTTCTGCACCAATGACATTGGAAGCCAACAATCACGTGCCACTATCAGCCAGCGACAACACAAGTCATTCGTCATTATCACGCTTCTGATTGGCTGCTTTGCCCTGAGCTACGTTCCCATGATAGTTTACTTCTTCCTGGTAATTGTGAAGAGACAACCAAAAACCGACCACGAATATCTCAGGTAGAGATCACTTGCCATATGTGTATATCTAAACGTCTATATGACTGTATATACAAACGTCTGTGCAAAAGATTTTCTTCGGCCTGTccatcaaacgcacacacacacacacacacgcacgcacgcacgcacacacacactgagaaagagagagagttcagtttagttcagttactcaactaagaggcgtcactgcgttcggacaaatccatatacgctacaccacttatgctaagcagatgcctgtccagcagtgtaatccaacgcgtttagtcaggccttgaggaggaaaaaaaagatgcatcaacaaataaatgcaaacatcattgaaatgatgaataaataaataaataaattattttagTTGTAAGATACATTTGGAtgttttacagacacacacacacagagagagagagaggaggggggaaggtggaagaggagcagATTTAGTTGCAAGATACATTCCGATGTTTTACGTCGACACCTATCCCAGGTGAAATGACCGATGGGGACAACCATCCCACTAGGGCGAGGTTAGAGAGGCCGAGACAGTTCTTTTGTGTGTTCCGGTTGTGAGTACATcgttttttgttggctttttgttgttgttgttggtggtggtgttcctacCAGACACTGTCCCCCGTTTAACATTTATAAACACACATCCgcataggcaaaaaaaaaaaaaaaaaaaaaaaaaaagcacacatgtCCCAGTCTAGCTGCAGTCTCCTGACACAAACACTTccaaaaaagggggttgggtgggttaaCACGAACCTCGGTTATATGTCTCCTATTGTAACTAGTCAGACAACGCACCTCAcgttttctccccttccatttGTCTGTCCAGTGCCACCTCACGCATCTTCATGTGTCTCAACACGGCAGTGAACGTCTTCATTTACGCTGGAAGAATGAGCGACTTCCGAGACTTTCTTCACCGAGATGTCCTGTCCGCATGCTCCCTGCCCATCCAGTGCCGGGACTGTTCCCGCTGGCTGAAGTCATCCGATACGTCTCTCTGTCCAgccgtcatcaccatcgtcagaaTTGGGCCACCACCTTCTGCTGCAGAAGATCTTGAAAGAACAACGGCGCATCCAACTTGAtttttgtggggggggagtgggaggacacTGGTTAGATATTAATATTAGCTTTTCGAGTTTTTATAATACATTCATATAGATTTGTAAATTTGTGCATCACAGCTCAGTATTCGAACTGCGCGTTCGCAGGTCAGTTAATACTAAGTTCTTGTGAACACAAAATAATTCAACCTACCCTTTGATTTTAGAGACAGGATGAACATTcatggtgtgcgtgtatgtcttgTAACAATGTGTTACGATGCAAAGTGTCATGTAAACAGCAGAACGACACACTTCACTGAGGTGTTCATCCCACAGATCAGCTGAACTGGTGGACGCAGTCCCCAATGAAGGTTGAATCAAACTAAAAGCTTGCACATCTTGGACATCCCTTATTTaccaaaaacctaaaaaacattAGCAGGACTTATTGCTACAAGCTTCAAAATCATGTAACTGAAAATGTTATTTCTGAAATATTCCTTtacaaaaaaaagtttggaagaccagaaaagaaaatgtatgggAAAATAGGTTGtatatcccccctgccccccgggcccacacaaaaaaaaagaaaaaaaaaagctgttttctGTGAATACTAATTTTTCAAGAATGACGatatatattgttattgttgttgtttttatagaaaTAATATGCGTGTATTGGTATTTCCTTTTTAACATATTTTAAAATAAAactcctgttgttattgttattattgctgtagTACATTGTTTTTACAGTTATAAGAATTGCGGCAATAGATGTTTATGCTAGTAACATGGACATGTGCTCttgcaaaaagcacacacacacacacagtcagtgaaaTACGTTGACCCACTGATCTTGGTGACAGAAAATGGTGTGAATAGAAAAAGTGACACACCCACcatataactcccccccccccctcccccttggcaCGTACACTGCACGTTAAAGGCCTTTGTCTTGTTCTGCAGCACAAGCAAGTGGTTTGTGTCAAGGCAGATGCCACTGGTTGTACTATTTGctgtgagtttttgtttgtttggtgttgcttttttggggTGCTGATTTCCCCATACACAGACATATTCAGATTCATCTGCTCTAGTTCCAGTGATATGCACAGTgaatcatcgatgttaggtcgacaAGAGGCAACACACCAGTGGAAAACCTGTCCCGTGTAttctgagtcacttcagtggtgttaaGAAGAGCCTGTTCCGATTCAGCACACTGCAGACCCTTCCTACTATGCCCTCAAATAACGATAACATTTGCTTAGTTACATGGAGGAAGGttccagaatggttaagacgctcagatgccaatacagagtccgtgtgggtctgggttcgaattccgctttcgccctttctcccaagtctgactgcaAAATCGGACTGAgagtctcgtcattcggatgagacgataaaccgaggtcccatgtgtagcacgcactaagcgcactgaaaaaagaacccatggcaaggagagagttttcctctggcaaaattctgtcgaagaaatccactgattggTAAACACATatttttgcatgcactcaagacctgactaagtgcgttcggttacgctg from Babylonia areolata isolate BAREFJ2019XMU chromosome 6, ASM4173473v1, whole genome shotgun sequence encodes the following:
- the LOC143283235 gene encoding adrenocorticotropic hormone receptor-like gives rise to the protein MAAPRRRVVSPVTSVDSDLARQCWNSTEVRRQQQRCRVTCGGWPHGDPAVTASCGMLGTVTGRESGILSTLQSSLPFTPLSTPASPACSPDPRSRLESLDPVFLIYYLGSLALVMVVNVTGNALVLRTLYRHRCLWLPSNVFICSLGISDLLFGPIYFLYNVAGVNSQGVKDVFGDWSACRVLLLEVLALEICSAYTLVAITVTRYIGSKHALRYNHYVTFRYCIATVVMIWVTSHVACIIVYAVQIPYAVSTGAYCRVCRYEAIYTARELGLLTVFQFALPFTLMLVFYLHMICHARKLNKRVTSESFCTNDIGSQQSRATISQRQHKSFVIITLLIGCFALSYVPMIVYFFLVIVKRQPKTDHEYLSATSRIFMCLNTAVNVFIYAGRMSDFRDFLHRDVLSACSLPIQCRDCSRWLKSSDTSLCPAVITIVRIGPPPSAAEDLERTTAHPT